Proteins found in one Triticum urartu cultivar G1812 chromosome 4, Tu2.1, whole genome shotgun sequence genomic segment:
- the LOC125551226 gene encoding proline-rich receptor-like protein kinase PERK8 — MLNTRPNCVGQKKVLHPHLILWSSTISHSRTTSTSLPASSGKPPPLRRRPAPLPRRSAASLLRRIASLPALPLPPSRGHHASTSSQPTPPRLLFHPESPPPPGSTSFFPAHRPPHPPHLLRRLLASPTPPPTSSTRSSSPCPPPSGVAVTPPLLLWSDPPTPLTTAASPDSDVVLDSSHFSLLPFIPRLPDPRLRLCRVLRQLAAGSASPPSTDHHPPNPACSSPVSARRTTTTLDAVLNPPWWSLLHDFL, encoded by the exons ATGCTAAACACCCGACCGAACTGCGTGGGTCAAAAAAAGGTCCTCCACCCCCACCTTATTCTGTGGTCGAGCACCATCTCCCACTCCCGCACGACCTCCACCTCCCTTCCCGCATCGTCGGGCAAACCCCCACCCCTGCGCCGCCGGCCCGCCCCCCTCCCGCGCCGtagcgccgcctccctcctccgccGCATCGCCTCCCTCCCCGCACTTCCTCTTCCTCCCAGCCGGGGTCACCACGCCTCCACTTCCTCCCAGCCGACGCCGCCGCGCCTCCTCTTCCACCCCGAATCGCCGCCACCCCCTGGATCCACTTCCTTCTTCCCCGCCCACCGGCCGCCCCACCCTCCTCACCTTCTCCGGCGCCTGCTAGCCTCCCCTACCCCTCCGCCAACCTCATCCACTAGATCTAGCAGCCCTTGCCCCCCGCCCTCTGGCGTCGCGGTGACACCTCCTCTGCTACTCTGGTCGGATCCGCCAACGCCCCTGACTACCGCTGCATCGCCGGATTCCGATGTCGTCCTGGACAGCAGCCACTTCTCCCTCCTCCCCTTCATCCCCCGGCTGCCGGATCCGCGTCTCCGTCTATGTCGGGTCCTGCGTCAGCTAGCCGCCGGATCCGCCTCGCCGCCCTCCACCGACCACCATCCACCGAATCCG GCTTGCAGTTCACCAGTTTCCGCTAGGAGGACCACGACGACTCTTGATGCAGTCCTCAACCCTCCCTGGTGGTCGCTGCTGCACGACTTTCTTTGA